From a single Streptomyces sp. 1331.2 genomic region:
- the thrB gene encoding homoserine kinase, with amino-acid sequence MAGPAFRAAAVRVRVPATSANLGPGFDAFGLALGLYDDVVVRVADAGLTVDIAGEGAETLPRDERHLLVRSMRAAFDRLGGQPRGLEVVCANRIPHGRGLGSSSAAICAGIVAARAVTIGGPSALDDDALLALASELEGHPDNVAACLRGNFTIAWTDEESAKAVALEPSEQVVPVVFVPAGEVLTETARGLLPKTVPLADAAVNAGRSALLVEALTRRPELLFAATEDRLHQDYRAAAMPESAGLVGALRAEGIPAVISGAGPTVLALTDEAGADKVLSFAGHHGHGGDPAFAAHRLDVDRTGAVVLPLDA; translated from the coding sequence ATGGCCGGTCCTGCGTTCCGTGCCGCCGCCGTCCGCGTGCGGGTTCCCGCGACCAGCGCCAACCTCGGCCCCGGTTTCGACGCCTTCGGCCTGGCGCTCGGTCTGTACGACGACGTGGTCGTCCGGGTCGCCGACGCGGGCCTGACCGTCGACATCGCCGGCGAGGGCGCCGAGACGCTGCCGCGTGACGAGCGCCACCTGCTGGTCCGCTCGATGCGCGCCGCCTTCGACCGGCTCGGCGGCCAGCCCCGCGGCCTCGAAGTGGTCTGCGCCAACCGGATACCGCACGGCCGCGGCCTCGGCTCCTCCTCCGCCGCCATCTGCGCCGGCATCGTGGCCGCCCGTGCGGTCACCATCGGCGGCCCGTCGGCGCTGGACGACGACGCACTGCTGGCCCTCGCCTCCGAGCTGGAGGGCCACCCGGACAACGTCGCGGCCTGCCTGCGCGGCAACTTCACCATCGCGTGGACCGACGAGGAGTCGGCCAAGGCGGTCGCCCTGGAGCCCTCCGAGCAGGTCGTCCCGGTGGTGTTCGTCCCGGCCGGCGAGGTGCTCACCGAGACCGCCCGCGGCCTGCTGCCCAAGACCGTCCCGCTGGCCGACGCCGCCGTCAACGCCGGCCGCTCCGCACTGCTGGTCGAGGCGCTGACCCGGCGGCCCGAACTGCTCTTCGCCGCCACCGAGGACCGCCTGCACCAGGACTACCGCGCCGCCGCGATGCCGGAGAGCGCCGGCCTGGTCGGCGCGCTGCGCGCGGAGGGCATCCCCGCGGTCATCTCCGGGGCCGGCCCGACCGTCCTGGCCCTCACCGACGAGGCGGGCGCCGACAAGGTGCTCTCCTTCGCCGGGCACCACGGCCACGGCGGCGACCCGGCGTTCGCCGCGCACCGGCTGGACGTCGACCGCACCGGGGCCGTCGTGCTCCCGCTGGACGCCTGA
- the thrC gene encoding threonine synthase: MNAVAENVVRGAHTHQWRGLIEEYRDRLPVTAATPVVTLLEGGTPLVPAQVLSERTGCEVYLKVEGANPTGSFKDRGMTMAISKAKEEGAQAVICASTGNTSASAAAYAVRAGMVSAVLVPQGKIALGKMGQALVHGARILQVDGNFDDCLTLARELSEKYPVALVNSVNPVRIEGQKTAAFEIVDMLGDAPDIHVLPVGNAGNITAYWKGYREYAADGLATRTPRMWGFQASGSAPIVDGAPVLKPQTIATAIRIGNPASWDFALAARDESGGLIDKVTDRQILAAYRLLASQEGVFVEPASAASVAGLLAKAEAGLVDPGQRIVCTVTGNGLKDPDWAVAGAPQPQIVPIDPQAAARSLGLLD; encoded by the coding sequence ATGAACGCCGTTGCCGAGAACGTCGTCCGAGGCGCGCACACCCACCAGTGGCGCGGCCTGATCGAGGAGTACCGGGACCGCCTGCCGGTCACCGCGGCCACCCCGGTGGTCACCCTGCTGGAGGGCGGCACGCCGCTGGTCCCCGCCCAGGTGCTCTCCGAGCGCACCGGCTGCGAGGTCTACCTCAAGGTCGAGGGCGCCAACCCGACCGGTTCCTTCAAGGACCGCGGGATGACGATGGCCATTTCCAAGGCCAAGGAGGAGGGCGCCCAGGCGGTCATCTGCGCGTCCACCGGCAACACTTCGGCCTCCGCCGCGGCGTACGCGGTGCGGGCCGGGATGGTCTCCGCGGTGCTCGTCCCGCAGGGCAAGATCGCCCTCGGCAAGATGGGCCAGGCGCTGGTGCACGGCGCCCGGATCCTGCAGGTCGACGGGAACTTCGACGACTGCCTCACCCTTGCGCGTGAACTGTCCGAGAAGTACCCGGTGGCCCTGGTCAACTCGGTGAACCCGGTGCGCATCGAGGGCCAGAAGACCGCCGCCTTCGAGATCGTCGACATGCTCGGCGACGCCCCGGACATCCACGTCCTGCCGGTGGGCAACGCGGGCAACATCACCGCGTACTGGAAGGGCTACCGCGAGTATGCCGCGGACGGCCTCGCCACCCGTACCCCGCGGATGTGGGGCTTCCAGGCGTCCGGTTCGGCCCCGATCGTGGACGGCGCCCCGGTGCTCAAGCCGCAGACCATCGCCACCGCGATCCGGATCGGCAACCCGGCCTCCTGGGACTTCGCGCTCGCCGCGCGGGACGAGTCAGGCGGCCTCATCGACAAGGTGACGGACCGTCAGATCCTCGCCGCCTACCGGCTGTTGGCCTCACAGGAGGGCGTCTTCGTGGAGCCCGCCTCGGCCGCCTCGGTGGCCGGTCTGCTGGCCAAGGCGGAGGCCGGACTGGTCGACCCGGGCCAGCGGATCGTCTGCACCGTGACCGGCAACGGCCTCAAGGACCCGGACTGGGCGGTGGCCGGTGCGCCGCAGCCGCAGATCGTCCCGATCGACCCCCAGGCGGCGGCCCGCAGCCTCGGACTGCTCGACTGA
- a CDS encoding homoserine dehydrogenase, producing the protein MMRTRPLKVALLGCGVVGSEVARIMTTTADDLAARIGAPVELAGIAVRRAGRVRPGVPEHLITTDAEALVTRGDIDVVVEVVGGIEPSKSLLLSAFKQGASVVSANKALLAKDGTELHAAAAEAGVDLYYEAAVAGAIPLLRPLRESLAGDKVNRVLGIVNGTTNFILDKMDTTGAGYSEALEEATALGYAEADPTADVEGFDAAAKAAILAGIAFHTEVTAADVYREGITEVTAADIASAKEMGCVVKLLAICERAADGESVTARVHPAMIPLSHPLASVREAYNAVFVEAEAAGRLMFYGPGAGGSPTASAVLGDLVAVCRNKLAGATGPGDSVYTQLPAKPMDEVVTRYHVSLDVDDRAGVLAQVASVFAEHGVSIDTVRQQGRDGDASLVVVTHRATDAALSATVDKLRALDSVRDVASIMRVEGE; encoded by the coding sequence ATGATGCGTACGCGCCCGCTGAAGGTGGCGTTGCTGGGCTGTGGTGTGGTGGGCTCCGAGGTGGCGCGCATCATGACGACGACGGCCGACGACCTCGCCGCGCGCATCGGTGCCCCGGTGGAGCTGGCCGGGATCGCGGTACGCCGGGCCGGGCGGGTGCGCCCGGGCGTGCCCGAGCACCTGATCACGACCGACGCCGAGGCCCTGGTCACCCGGGGCGACATCGACGTGGTGGTCGAGGTCGTGGGCGGCATCGAGCCGTCCAAGTCCCTGCTCCTGTCGGCCTTCAAGCAGGGCGCCTCGGTGGTCAGCGCCAACAAGGCGCTGCTCGCCAAGGACGGCACCGAGCTGCACGCGGCGGCGGCCGAGGCCGGGGTGGACCTGTACTACGAGGCCGCGGTGGCGGGCGCCATCCCGCTGCTGCGCCCGCTGCGCGAGTCGCTGGCCGGCGACAAGGTCAACCGGGTGCTGGGCATCGTCAACGGCACCACCAACTTCATCCTCGACAAGATGGACACCACCGGCGCCGGCTACTCGGAGGCGCTGGAGGAGGCCACCGCGCTGGGCTACGCCGAGGCCGACCCGACGGCCGACGTCGAGGGCTTCGACGCCGCCGCCAAGGCCGCGATCCTGGCCGGCATCGCCTTCCACACCGAGGTGACCGCGGCGGACGTCTACCGCGAGGGCATCACCGAGGTGACGGCGGCCGACATCGCCTCCGCCAAGGAGATGGGCTGCGTGGTCAAGCTGCTCGCGATCTGCGAGCGGGCGGCCGACGGCGAGTCCGTCACCGCGCGGGTCCACCCGGCGATGATCCCGCTCTCGCACCCGCTGGCCTCCGTCCGCGAGGCGTACAACGCGGTGTTCGTCGAGGCCGAGGCGGCCGGCCGGCTGATGTTCTACGGCCCGGGCGCGGGCGGCTCGCCGACCGCCTCCGCGGTGCTCGGCGACCTGGTCGCGGTCTGCCGCAACAAACTGGCCGGCGCCACCGGCCCCGGCGACTCGGTCTACACGCAGCTGCCCGCCAAGCCGATGGACGAGGTGGTCACCCGCTACCACGTCAGCCTCGACGTGGACGACCGCGCGGGTGTGCTCGCCCAGGTCGCGTCCGTCTTCGCCGAGCACGGCGTCTCCATCGACACCGTGCGCCAGCAGGGCCGCGACGGCGACGCCTCGCTCGTCGTGGTCACCCACCGTGCCACCGACGCCGCGCTGTCGGCGACGGTCGACAAGCTCCGCGCGCTGGACAGCGTGCGGGACGTGGCCAGCATCATGCGGGTCGAAGGGGAATAA
- the lysA gene encoding diaminopimelate decarboxylase: MSRSAHPAGPRHGDVLPEGHYQAPPADLNALDPKVWSRTVTRDAEGVATVGGIDVKRLAAEFGTPAYLLDEEDFRARARAWRDAFGTEADVYYAGKAFLSKAVVRWLHEEGLNLDVCSTGELAVALAAGMPPERIALHGNNKSVDELEHAVKTGVGRIVVDSYEEIERLAAIAARQGVRQQVLIRITVGVEAHTHEFIATAHEDQKFGLSLTGGAAAEAVRRVLGHGSLELRGIHSHIGSQIFDTAGFEVAARRVVGLLAQIRDEYGVELPEIDLGGGLGIAYTSEDDPREPAEISAALADIVRRECAAANLNAPRLSVEPGRAIVGPTAFTLYEVGTVKPLEGLRTYVSVDGGMSDNIRTALYDAEYSVALVSRTSEAEPMLVRVVGKHCESGDIVVRDAFLPADLAPGDLVAVPATGAYCRSMASNYNHALKPPVVAVKDGAARVIVRRETEEDLLRLDIG, from the coding sequence ATGAGTCGTTCCGCACACCCCGCAGGTCCCCGGCACGGGGACGTCCTGCCCGAGGGCCACTACCAGGCCCCGCCCGCCGACCTGAACGCGCTCGACCCCAAGGTCTGGTCCCGTACCGTCACCCGCGACGCCGAGGGTGTGGCCACCGTCGGCGGGATCGACGTCAAGCGCCTGGCGGCCGAGTTCGGCACCCCGGCGTACCTGCTGGACGAGGAGGACTTCCGGGCCCGGGCGCGCGCCTGGCGGGACGCCTTCGGCACCGAGGCGGACGTCTACTACGCCGGCAAGGCGTTCCTCTCCAAGGCGGTCGTGCGCTGGCTGCACGAGGAGGGCCTGAACCTCGACGTGTGCAGCACCGGCGAGTTGGCGGTGGCGCTGGCCGCCGGGATGCCGCCGGAGCGGATCGCGCTGCACGGCAACAACAAGTCGGTGGACGAGCTGGAGCACGCCGTGAAGACCGGCGTCGGGCGCATCGTGGTCGACTCGTACGAGGAGATCGAGCGCCTGGCGGCGATCGCCGCCCGTCAGGGCGTCCGCCAGCAGGTGCTGATCCGGATCACCGTCGGCGTCGAGGCGCACACCCACGAGTTCATCGCCACCGCGCACGAGGACCAGAAGTTCGGCCTGTCGCTGACCGGCGGCGCGGCCGCCGAGGCGGTGCGCCGGGTGCTCGGCCACGGCAGCCTGGAGCTGCGCGGCATCCACTCGCACATCGGCTCGCAGATCTTCGACACCGCCGGCTTCGAGGTGGCCGCCCGCCGGGTGGTCGGCCTGCTGGCGCAGATTCGGGACGAGTACGGCGTCGAGCTGCCCGAGATCGACCTCGGCGGCGGCCTCGGCATCGCGTACACCAGCGAGGACGACCCGCGCGAGCCGGCCGAGATCTCGGCCGCGCTGGCCGACATCGTCCGCCGCGAGTGCGCCGCCGCGAACCTGAACGCCCCCCGGCTGAGCGTGGAGCCGGGCCGGGCGATCGTCGGCCCGACGGCGTTCACCCTGTACGAGGTCGGCACCGTCAAGCCGCTGGAGGGCCTGCGCACCTACGTCAGCGTGGACGGCGGGATGTCCGACAACATCCGCACCGCGCTGTACGACGCCGAGTACTCGGTGGCCCTGGTGTCGCGCACCAGCGAGGCCGAGCCGATGCTGGTCAGGGTGGTCGGCAAGCACTGCGAGTCCGGCGACATCGTCGTCCGGGACGCCTTCCTGCCGGCCGACCTGGCCCCCGGCGACCTGGTCGCGGTGCCTGCCACCGGCGCCTACTGCCGCTCGATGGCGAGCAACTACAACCACGCCCTCAAGCCCCCGGTGGTCGCCGTCAAGGACGGTGCCGCGCGGGTGATCGTCCGGCGCGAGACGGAGGAGGATCTCCTGCGTCTCGATATCGGATGA
- the argS gene encoding arginine--tRNA ligase yields MTPADLSQAIQAAVSSAVEAGELAVAVPEHVTVERPKNRDHGDYATNVALQLAKAAGKPPRAVAEVLTERLRGITGVAKVDIAGPGFLNITLDTATAGALARTIVEAGEAYGRNEALKGLKINLEFVSANPTGPIHIGGVRWAAVGDSLARVLRASGADVTTEYYLNDAGVQITKFAASLQAAANGREVPEGGYVGEYIVDIAKALTDAVPGVLDLPEEEQLQVFRTEGLKLMVGEIQRSMDEFGTHFDVWFSEKSLHDSGAVENAIDRLREQGHVFEDDGAVFLRTTDFGDDKDRVLIKADGDKTYFAADAAYYLSKRDRGAEVALYMLGADHHGYVNRLKAIAACAGDDLDHNIEVKIGQFVKMLRDGEEVRMSKRAGNIITIDDVVEWIGVDAARYTLARSSTDSTITLDINLLTSQSNENPVFYVQYAHTRMCGVARKAAELGVDKGTAEQFKPELLATEWENDILGALGEFPRILATAGELREPHRVARYLEDLAGKYHRLYENCMFLPKGDEEMTDTHRARLWLVEATRTVMANGLTLLGVTAPERM; encoded by the coding sequence GTGACCCCCGCAGACCTTTCCCAGGCAATCCAGGCCGCAGTGAGCTCCGCCGTCGAGGCGGGCGAGCTGGCCGTCGCCGTGCCCGAGCACGTGACGGTCGAGCGGCCCAAGAACAGGGACCACGGCGACTACGCGACCAACGTGGCCCTCCAGCTCGCCAAGGCGGCCGGCAAGCCGCCGCGAGCCGTTGCCGAGGTCCTGACGGAGCGCCTGCGAGGGATCACCGGTGTCGCCAAGGTCGACATCGCCGGCCCGGGCTTCCTGAACATCACCCTGGACACCGCCACTGCCGGCGCGCTGGCGCGCACCATCGTCGAGGCGGGCGAGGCCTACGGCCGCAACGAGGCGCTCAAGGGCCTGAAGATCAACCTGGAGTTCGTCTCCGCCAACCCGACCGGCCCGATCCACATCGGCGGCGTCCGCTGGGCGGCCGTCGGCGACTCGCTGGCGCGCGTGCTGCGGGCCTCCGGCGCCGACGTCACCACCGAGTACTACCTCAACGACGCCGGCGTGCAGATCACCAAGTTCGCCGCCTCGCTGCAGGCCGCCGCGAACGGCCGCGAGGTGCCCGAGGGCGGCTACGTCGGCGAGTACATCGTCGACATCGCCAAGGCGCTCACCGACGCGGTCCCGGGCGTGCTCGACCTGCCCGAGGAGGAGCAGCTGCAGGTCTTCCGCACCGAGGGCCTCAAGCTCATGGTCGGCGAGATCCAGCGCTCGATGGACGAGTTCGGCACCCACTTCGACGTGTGGTTCTCGGAGAAGTCGCTGCACGACTCCGGCGCGGTCGAGAACGCCATCGACCGGCTGCGCGAGCAGGGCCACGTCTTCGAGGACGACGGCGCGGTCTTCCTGCGCACCACCGACTTCGGCGACGACAAGGACCGCGTCCTGATCAAGGCCGACGGCGACAAGACCTACTTCGCCGCCGACGCCGCGTACTACCTCTCCAAGCGGGACCGCGGCGCCGAGGTCGCGCTCTACATGCTGGGCGCCGACCACCACGGCTACGTCAACCGCCTCAAGGCCATCGCGGCCTGCGCGGGCGACGACCTGGACCACAACATCGAGGTCAAGATCGGCCAGTTCGTGAAGATGCTTCGCGACGGCGAAGAGGTCCGCATGTCCAAGCGGGCCGGCAACATCATCACGATCGACGACGTGGTCGAGTGGATCGGCGTGGACGCGGCCCGCTACACCCTGGCGCGCTCCTCCACGGACTCGACGATCACGCTGGACATCAACCTGCTGACCAGCCAGAGCAACGAGAACCCGGTGTTCTACGTGCAGTACGCGCACACCCGGATGTGCGGCGTGGCGCGCAAGGCCGCCGAGCTGGGCGTGGACAAGGGCACGGCCGAGCAGTTCAAACCCGAGCTGCTCGCCACCGAGTGGGAGAACGACATCCTCGGCGCCCTCGGCGAGTTCCCGCGCATCCTGGCCACGGCCGGCGAGCTGCGCGAGCCGCACCGGGTCGCGCGCTACCTGGAGGACCTCGCGGGCAAGTACCACCGCCTGTACGAGAACTGCATGTTCCTGCCCAAGGGCGACGAGGAGATGACGGACACGCACCGTGCCCGGCTGTGGCTGGTCGAGGCCACGCGCACGGTCATGGCCAACGGCCTGACGCTCCTGGGCGTGACGGCGCCCGAGCGGATGTAG
- a CDS encoding response regulator has translation MSGRVLVVDDSEVIRQLIRVNLELEGFEVVTAADGAECLEVIRRVKPDVVTLDVVMPRLDGLRTAARLRATPDTSRLPIAIVSACTPADLDLGDTVGVDGYLGKPFDPADLVALVRRLMLLGGPSAGFRPERTDRSDRG, from the coding sequence GTGTCCGGGCGGGTCCTCGTGGTGGACGACAGCGAGGTGATCCGCCAGCTGATCAGGGTCAACCTGGAGCTCGAAGGCTTCGAGGTGGTGACCGCCGCCGACGGCGCCGAGTGCCTGGAGGTCATCCGCCGGGTGAAGCCCGACGTGGTGACGCTGGACGTGGTGATGCCGCGGCTGGACGGCCTGCGGACGGCGGCCCGGCTGCGCGCGACCCCGGACACCAGCCGGCTGCCGATCGCGATCGTGAGTGCCTGCACCCCGGCCGACCTCGACCTGGGGGACACCGTGGGGGTGGACGGCTACCTCGGCAAGCCCTTCGATCCGGCGGACCTGGTGGCCCTGGTCCGCCGGCTGATGCTGCTCGGCGGACCGTCCGCCGGATTTCGCCCTGAGCGAACAGACCGGTCCGATCGCGGCTGA